TCAAGCAACTGATTGAGCAGGCCAGCCAGGGGGTCGAACCGATCCAGGCCCCGCCCCCCGTCCAGCAGGCCAAGACCGCCGAGGAGGCGGGGGCGGACAGAACCAGCCAGGAACAGCAGCGCCTGGCCCGCTTCTACCGCGAGGCCGAGCGTTTCGTCGATATAGAACACCAGGACGGGGATGACCGCATCGGCCTGCGCGCTGCGGTGCATCGCCACCAGCGGCCAGAGCAGTTGGGTCAGGGTGCGGAGGAGCGCTATACCCTGATCTGCCGCCAGGGTGAGACCTGGCGGCGCGTACAGGCGCTGCGCCAATGGCAATCCCGCCGCCTGGGCAGCGGTTGGGGCGCATGGCAGTTCAGGCCCAAGGCCTACAGCTTCATCACCGATCCGGCCTGGCATGCAATGCTGGAGATCAATCTACCGGAAGACCCGCAGGTTCTCGCCCGGCTGATCAGAGACAATGACCCCAAGTATCACCCCAGGGCGGATGTGCAGCTCTACCGGCGGGCCTTGGCAAAACGCCAGCAGATGGCGCGCAAGACCGAGCCCTGATCAACCCCGCAGCAGCACCCCGTGGCGCCAATTTCGGCCATGACCCGCCTTATGCCAAGCCAAGCGGCCCTAAGCAAAGGCCGCGCGCAGTTCCAGGTACTGCTGTTCGATCTCCTCGCCCAGGCTTGAGAACTTCTCATCCAGCATATCGGGGCTTGGCACTACGTCTATGCCATCGATGTAGCGCCATTCCTCCTCCACCCCGGCCAGGATATTGGCCACATAGACCAGGTCGGCCATAGTCTTCAGCTGCACCGGCGCAACCGCGCGCGGGCAGTCGTGCTCCTTGATCGCCTCGGTCAGTTGTTCCGGCAGGCCCAGGGCGTTGAGCAGGGCGTGGCCCATGCTCTCGTGCCACTGGGCAATCAGGTATTTCACCGTCTCCGGCCGTTTGCACAACTCATCGTACTTGGAGGCGCGGTAGAGCAGGTAAAAGGCACCTATGTCGTGGATCAGCCCCGCCAACAGGGCCATGTCCGGCGGAAAGCGGCCATGATGCCGATTGACCACGCTGGCGGCGCTGGCGGTCCTCAGGGAATGGTCCCAATACCACTGGGATATGTCGCTGAACACCGACATGGAGCGAGCATTGAGAAACTGTTTGGTGGCGATACCAAAGGCCGTGGTGCGCACCAGATTGATGCCCAGTTTCTTCACTGCGGTCGCCAGATCGCCAATCTCGGCCTTGCCCCGCTTGTAGGCCGCCGAATTGGCCAACCCCACCAGACGGGAGGAGATCAGGGGCTCGACACTGAGCAGCTTGACCACGTCATTGAGATCCCAGTCCGGGTCATTGAGGGTCTCACGCAGTTGGATGATGAGATTGAAATTGGTGGGGAAATTGATATCACCAGAGAGTTCGCCGGCAATATCCTTGAGCATCTGGAAACGCTGCTGCTGCAGGGCATCGCCCTTCT
This is a stretch of genomic DNA from gamma proteobacterium SS-5. It encodes these proteins:
- a CDS encoding HDOD domain-containing protein — translated: MTENDDKKGDALQQQRFQMLKDIAGELSGDINFPTNFNLIIQLRETLNDPDWDLNDVVKLLSVEPLISSRLVGLANSAAYKRGKAEIGDLATAVKKLGINLVRTTAFGIATKQFLNARSMSVFSDISQWYWDHSLRTASAASVVNRHHGRFPPDMALLAGLIHDIGAFYLLYRASKYDELCKRPETVKYLIAQWHESMGHALLNALGLPEQLTEAIKEHDCPRAVAPVQLKTMADLVYVANILAGVEEEWRYIDGIDVVPSPDMLDEKFSSLGEEIEQQYLELRAAFA